One Aspergillus oryzae RIB40 DNA, chromosome 2 genomic window carries:
- a CDS encoding cytochrome P450 (cytochrome P450 CYP3/CYP5/CYP6/CYP9 subfamilies) has protein sequence MLFSLGPLTIVYGLVIFVVAKTIYNLYLHPLRSYPGPLLARATRWYYSYYVKIGLLPQKTKELHDQYGPCVRIAPDELSYNTAEAWEDICGHRTGQRTESFEKDLTFFPPAPNGVDSIVRIDDVHRRFRRLLSHPMSDKALGSQQEIITGYVDQLIHELRQRSERSEVVDMVRWFNFTSFDILGDLAFGESFGCLGSGLMHPWIELIFTSIKSVMDMQIIRRIPGLFSLILTIAGLQQKQDLQEQFMFCQKKARERYTKETTRPDFMTYILRATEEKGMTPEEIEANAQILIMAGSETTASALSGTLFYLLKNSMAMQKLRQEIHATFQAEAEITMRSTQSMEYLHAVLQEAMRVYPPVPCTFPRTTPPGGAMVCGRFVPGGYIVGVNQLAAMTSEKNFKDPLKFIPERWCGDERYQEDSRKAYQPFSYGPRNCLGKNLAYAEMRLVLTRLLWNFEFDLLEESKDWHAKQKVWMMWDKGDLKVRLKPLRH, from the exons ATGCTGTTCTCCTTGGGACCTTTGACGATCGTCTACGGT CTGGTTATCTTTGTCGTAGCAAAGACAATTTACAATCTGTACCTCCACCCTCTTCGCTCTTATCCCGGCCCTTTGCTGGCTCGCGCCACTCGCTGGTATTACTCTTACTATGTCAAAATCGGCCTTCTGCCgcaaaagacaaaggaaTTGCACGATCAATACGGGCCTTGTGTTCGGATTGCCCCGGATGAACTGTCGTATAACACGGCAGAGGCATGGGAGGATATCTGCG GTCACCGAACCGGCCAACGAACCGAAAGCTTTGAAAAGGATTTGACCTTCTTCCCACCTGCTCCGAATGGAGTCGATTCTATTGTACGTATTG ACGATGTCCACAGACGATTCAGACGTCTCCTGTCTCACCCCATGTCCGATAAGGCGCTGGGAAGCCAACAAGAGATCATCACTGGTTATGTCGACCAATTGATTCACGAACTCCGCCAACGCAGCGAAAGGTCTGAGGTGGTCGATATGGTCCGCTGGTTCAATTTTACCTCCTTCGACATCCTCGGAGACTTAGCGTTCGGCGAGTCGTTCGGCTGTCTGGGCAGCGGTCTGATGCACCCATGGATTGAGCTCATTTTCACGTCCATCAAATCCGTCATGGATATGCAGATTATCCGGCGCATCCCCGGTCTCTTTTCGCTCATCCTTACTATTGCCGGactgcagcagaagcaagaCCTGCAGGAGCAATTCATGTTTTGTCAGAAGAAGGCCCGCGAGCGATATACGAAAGAGACCACCCGGCCAGATTTTA TGACATACATTCTCCGTGCaacggaagaaaagggcatGACGCCGGAGGAAATTGAAGCCAATGCGCAGATCCTCATCATGGCTGGCAGTGAAACCACGGCCTCAGCTCTCTCCG GAACCCTGTTCTATCTGCTGAAAAACTCAATGGCCATGCAGAAACTCCGCCAGGAAATCCATGCCACCTTCCAAGCTGAAGCAGAGATTACCATGCGCTCCACCCAATCCATGGAATATTTGCATGCTGTTCTGCAGGAGGCAATGCGCGTCTATCCCCCGGTCCCCTGTACGTTCCCTCGGACCACTCCCCCTGGCGGGGCGATGGTTTGTGGTAGATTTGTTCCGGGGGGATATATCGTGGGAGTCAACCAGCTGGCTGCCATGACTTCAGAGAAGAACTTCAAGGACCCTTTGAAATTTATCCCAGAGCGGTGGTGCGGCGATGAGCGATACCAGGAGGACTCTCGCAAGGCCTACCAGCCCTTTTCGTACGGACCTCGGAACTGTCTAGGGAAGAA CCTGGCATATGCTGAAATGCGTCTCGTTCTCACGCGGTTATTATGGAATTTTGAGTTCGATCTGTTAGAGGAGTCGAAGGATTGGCATGCGAAGCAGAAGGTCTGGATGATGTGGGACAAGGGAGATTTGAAGGTTCGGTTAAAGCCATTAAGGCATTGA
- a CDS encoding Zn(II)2Cys6 transcription factor domain-containing protein (predicted protein) gives MSFIPVEHIACSTAKLPSSRCPLLLLQPNGSSTKPVRWRSACNQCHAAKVRCSGERTGCDRCNNLQYQCVYAISRVGKVPGVRARGNKAVRTTTEALQRPATASTLPDADSTGEFQTDQRSENDPLSRSDFGEQDAAHDALSPKSHSALFPDWTEASDKSLNAYETADLFILPSQLMSSDQDPSRSRGHSLQAPSHSGHSIADSHTAAMPDGGLFCPFNKPTTPIPALPDLDLHIQDFHPMDVPVSPLDNGPPVKRRPYSDASCGHSGHSSKGYMSSTFPYSELLSQIGCQTDCGRQPHHYNYRSWTVLICNRIVEFLEHRIQGGVVALDVVMQTNKVTLGEISRILSKGAHKEGSNCAMLLLIAIDQIVTLFECGVKQGSPGDSDRASIGGRDLSALGDDLTGGNVLPNLRFGLFQINQDEQLALRSYLLQRELQRCLQVLTNLRDAIPLEPNPCTALEARVKKLCSAIADSH, from the exons ATGAGCTTCATTCCTGTGGAACATATTGCGTGCTCAACAGCGAAACTTCCATCATCCAGATGTCCTCTACTACTTCTACAACCGAACG GTTCATCCACCAAGCCGGTACGATGGCGATCTGCCTGCAATCAGTGTCATGCAGCTAAG GTACGATGTAGCGGGGAGCGCACCGGCTGTGACCGATGTAACAACCTCCAATACCAGTGCGTCTATGCCATCTCGCGAGTAGGAAAGGTGCCAGGAGTGCGGGCACGCGGCAACAAAGCCGTCCGCACGACGACAGAGGCACTACAGCGGCCGGCAACTGCGAGTACACTGCCAGACGCAGACAGCACCGGGGAGTTCCAGACAGACCAGCGATCGGAGAACGATCCCCTCAGCCGCTCAGACTTCGGAGAGCAAGATGCGGCCCACGATGCCCTCTCGCCCAAGTCTCACAGCGCGCTGTTCCCCGACTGGACGGAAGCCAGCGACAAAAGTTTGAACGCTTACGAGACGGCCgatctcttcattctcccCAGCCAGTTGATGTCCTCGGATCAAGATCCAAGTCGATCGCGAGGCCACTCATTGCAGGCACCGAGCCACAGTGGCCACAGCATCGCAGACTCTCATACAGCCGCCATGCCAGATGGCGGATTATTCTGCCCATTTAATAAGCCTACAACGCCAATCCCTGCGCTTCCTGACCTTGATCTACACATCCAGGATTTCCATCCGATGGACGTTCCCGTCAGCCCGCTCGACAACGGGCCACCGGTCAAACGACGCCCGTATTCAGATGCATCCTGTGGGCACTCCGGTCACAGTAGCAAGGGATACATGAGTTCAACGTTCCCCTACAGTGAACTACTCTCTCAGATAGGATGCCAAACAGACTGCGGTCGCCAACCCCATCACTACAATTACCGAAGCTGGACAGTTCTCATTTGTAACCGCATAGTGGAATTCCTCGAACACCGCATCCAAGGCGGCGTTGTAGCCCTGGACGTGGTTATGCAAACGAACAAAGTTACCCTCGGAGAAATATCTCGTATCCTGAGCAAAGGGGCTCATAAAGAGGGCTCCAACTGCGCCATGTTGTTGCTGATCGCTATCGATCAGATCGTAACCTTGTTCGAGTGTGGTGTGAAGCAGGGCAGCCCCGGCGACAGCGATCGAGCGAGCATCGGAGGCCGAGACTTGTCTGCCCTTGGGGATGACCTGACGGGGGGAAATGTCTTGCCCAACCTTCGCTTTGGACTGTTCCAGATCAACCAAGACGAGCAGCTGGCCCTGCGTTCGTATCTCTTGCAAAGAGAGCTCCAGCGATGCTTACAGGTATTAACTAACTTGCGAGATGCGATCCCCTTGGAGCCCAATCCATGTACGGCGCTAGAAGCGCGAGTGAAGAAACTTTGCTCTGCAATTGCAGACTCTCATTGA
- a CDS encoding uncharacterized protein (predicted protein), translating to MVKLVSLHISRSFIQSPLSRNQEWIDLTLDYAISTVTVAGKMSNTHWALRPFKGHFLPETADMSRQFTRARELLRPTLEARLQQRDKVPNDLMQWIINNYPDQEDDLTLHTRLQLEAVQAATYNLAFQVRVT from the exons ATGGTCAAGCTGGTGTCCTTACACATCAGTCGATCGTTCATTCAGTCACCGCTGTCTCGCAACCAGGAATGG ATCGACCTCACTCTCGACTATGCTATCTCAACTGTGACAGTCGCGGGAAAGATGTCGAACACTCATTGGGCACTGCGACCCTTTAAAGGACATTTCCTGCCCGAAACAGCAGATATGAGCCGTCAATTCACACGCGCGAGGGAGCTGTTACGACCGACACTAGAAGCCCGTCTACAGCAGAGAGATAAGGTGCCCAACGACCTCATGCAATGGATTATCAATAACTATCCGGACCAAGAGGATGATTTGACCCTCCATACACGGCTGCAGCTGGAGGCCGTTCAAGCGGCGACCTATAATCTTGCCTTCCAGGTACGAGTGACTTAA
- a CDS encoding uncharacterized protein (predicted protein) has protein sequence MQRPLDSSRVVELAEMRQLLEGVAKIEPDRDCERESLCTVTIPTPRWKHSAGWCLRLGTIYDDDSLWTDPTSFDGYRFEKLRTIKGNELKFQYASTSTSELNWGYGTHACPGRHYASNQIKLMIVSLLSRYEFQFDHEQTDKKAIVERPPNVVDGVRIMPNPQTLVMVRSLGNVNEGCE, from the exons ATGCAACGGCCACTGGACTCCAGCCGCGTTGTCGAACTTGCGGAAATGCGACAGCTTCTTGAAGGAGTCGCAAAGATTGAACCCGATCGGGATTG TGAGCGTGAGTCGCTTTGCACTGTCACCATTCCGACTCCCCGGTGGAAGCACAGTGCCGGCTGGTGTCTCCGTCTCGGCACCATCTATGATG ATGACTCGCTTTGGACCGATCCGACATCCTTTGACGGCTACCGATTCGAGAAGTTGCGCACGATCAAGGGTAATGAGCTGAAATTTCAGTATGCGTCGACGAG TACATCGGAGTTGAACTGGGGTTACGGCACTCATGCATGCCCTGGCCGTCACTATGCCAGCAATCAGATCAAGCTCATGATTGTGTCCTTGCTTTCCAGATACGAATTTCAGTTTGATCATGAACAAACGGATAAGAAAGCCATAGTTGAGAGGCCTCCGAATGTGGTGGATGGAGTTCGCATCATGCCAAACCCTCAAACGCTGGTGATGGTTCGGTCGCTGGGCAACGTTAATGAGGGTTGTGAATAG
- the gliK gene encoding gamma-glutamyl cyclotransferase gliK (predicted protein) encodes MASSLELPKFEPDRDRLVWYLAYGSNLSSQTFREDRQITPQAAVTITVPGWRLTLSSAGFPYREPSFASIVNVGSAGPTDEKHDGPCELPLHGTAYLITWSQWIKIVASEGGGIVYKEALLRGQPIQPQDQQRWGAELSVLTLVSTMERWPEPRPSQRYMGLILDGARAADFPASYIAQIRHKHPCYQPPSTTWERIGATLFLGFWTPVLTLLSLLTHAAARAGPGDDGHVPEGVRALVRFAMFTMWWVHDLIWSRIWGRGDGLFPGAMQLNG; translated from the exons aTGGCTAGTTCGTTAGAGCTCCCTAAATTTGAGCCAGACCGAGACCGACTGGTCTGGTACTTGGCATATGGATCCAACCTCTCGTCGCAGACCTTTCGTGAGGATCGACAGATCACACCTCAAGCGGCTGTTACTATTACGGTCCCCGGTTGGCGTTTAACCCTATCTAGCGCTGGCTTTCCTTATCGTGAGCCCTCATTCGCGTCCATCGTAAATGTTGGCTCAGCAGGACCCACCGACGAAAAACATGATGGACCGTGCGAGCTGCCCCTGCACGGGACGGCCTATCTGATCACTTGGAGCCAGTGGATAAAGATCGTCGCCTCTGAAGGGGGCGGGATTGTTTACAAGGAGGCTCTGTTACGGGGACAGCCCATCCAGCCACAGGATCAACAGCGTTGGGGTGCAGAACTCTCTGTGTTGACGCTGGTCAGCACGATGGAACGGTGGCCGGAGCCTCGACCGAGCCAGCGCTACATG GGTCTCATTCTTGACGGTGCCCGAGCTGCAGACTTTCCGGCCAGTTACATTGCCCAGATTCGTCACAAACATCCCTGTTATCAGCCTCCGTCTACGACGTGGGAACGCATCGGTGCCACCCTCTTTCTGGGGTTCTGGACTCCGGTTCTAACGCTTCTCAGTCTCCTGACTCATGCCGCTGCTCGTGCTGGGCCTGGTGATGACGGCCACGTGCCGGAAGGGGTGCGCGCTCTGGTGCGATTTGCCATGTTCACTATGTGGTGGGTTCACGACCTGATCTGGTCGAGAATTTGGGGTCGTGGTGACGGACTCTTTCCGGGCGCAATGCAACTCAATGGATAA